Part of the Tolypothrix sp. PCC 7910 genome, CGCTTGTGGGACTGCTAGCTAGAGGTTAAGGGCTAGAAATTAGACTTTTTGCCTACCTTCTTCTTTGCGTCTACCCTTCGGGTTCTGCTTTGCAGTATGCAAGAGACTCCATAAACAGCACTTACAAGGAACAATAAAAATCAATCTTCAATGCCCAATGCCCAATGCCCAATGCCCATTTATTGACGATTTTTGGATTCTGCTTTGTATCTATCAATAATATCAAAAGATGTGATTAATTGCGGCGAACACTGTTGTAAATCCTAAGTAATCCAACTCGAGGAAAAATAAACTTATGCCATTTGTTACAGTCCAAATTGCCAAAGGTCACTCAATTGAAAAAAAGCGCAAACTAGTACAAGCGGTAACCGATGCCCTAGTTTCTGCTTTAGGTACAAAACCAGAATGGATCACCGTTCATATTGATGAATTTGAAAGAGAGAATTGGGCTGTTGGTGGTCAATTACACTCTGATAAACATAGCGGTAGACACGCAGAAACAGGCAGATAACATAGGGGGCATAACTACTAACGTCGTGCCCCTATATTAATAGCGATCGCATAGAGGGGAATTTTCATGAACACCGATAATCATCAACGTCAAATATGGCTACTTTGTTTAGTAGGCATTAATATTGTTGCCTCCATTTTGCATTACAGCGACAATATTATCTTATTCAATCAATATCCAGAAGCATCTTGGTTCACGCCTCAAATTACAGATTCTTGTTGGTTGATCATGACACCTTTAGGTTTAGCTGGGTATTACCAATATATTAAGAGGTCTTTCAATTCTGCTTACTTATGTTTGTACATTTATATAATCATGAGTCAGTTAACTTTAGGACAATATATAATTACCCCAATGTGGGAACTGTCCATGAAAATGAACACTTTAATTTTATTTGAAGCAGTTGCTACAATTCCTTTATTATCTTTTGTTGCTTGGTCGCAATTATTGCTAAAAGAAGGTAAGCAAGCTACATAATTATTAAAACTATTACCAATAATTTAAAAAAGTAGGGTGTGTTGTCGCGTAGCGCAACGCACCGCCTTAGCTAAAAAAAATAAATTAGAAAAATTCGACATGGACGTTTTACCAACCAACTCAGCACAAAATTCCTTATTTCAAAAAATCGAAAAAATTCGCCGTCGCCAGCCCAAAGTGCGAGATACTCATATTACCCTCGCACATGGTAGTGGCGGTAAAGCCATGCGCGATTTAATTGATGATATTTTTGTCCAAAGTTTTGATAACCCCATTCTCTCCCAACTAGAAGACCAAGCTAGTTTTAGCTTAGCCAATCTCATGCAACAGGGAGACAGATTAGCTTTTACCACTGATTCCTATGTTGTAGATCCCTTATTTTTTCCGGGTAGCGATATTGGAGAATTAGCCATCAATGGCACAATTAATGATTTAGCTGTGAGTGGTGCAAAACCTTTATATCTCACCTGTAGCGTCATTTTAGAAGAAGGTTTAGCAGTAGAAACCTTACGCCGTGTAGTTACCAGTATGAAAGCAGCCGCTAATCAAGCGGGTATTCAAATTGTGACTGGTGACACCAAAGTTGTACATCGCGGTGCTGCTGATAAACTATTTATTAATACTGCTGGTATTGGTATTATTCCTCCCGGAATCGAAATTTCTGCCCATAAAATTCAGCCAGGAGATGCCATCATTATTAATGGCGAATTAGGCAATCATGGCGCAGCAATTTTAATTGCCCGTGGTGAATTAGCATTAGATACTAATATTGAAAGCGACTGTCAACCATTGCATGGTTTAGTAGAAACTATCCTCAATGTTTGCCCAGAAGTTCATGCAATGCGGGATGCAACTCGTGGTGGTTTAGCCACAGTTTTAAACGAATTTGCCCTCAGTTCAGATGTGGGAATTCGTCTCTACGAACAATCTATTCCAGTTCGGGAAGAAGTCAAAGGTGTGTGCGAACTTCTCGGTTTAGATCCCTTGTATCTTGCCAACGAAGGTAAGTTAGTAGTAGTAGTACCCGGACAACAAGCAGAAGCAGTTTTAGCAGTTATGAAATCTCACCCAGCCGGCAAAGATGCTTCAATTATTGGTGAAGCTATCCCCTCACCTTCAGGTGTAGTTTTATTAAAAACTATTTTCAATGCCGAAAGAATTGTTGATATGTTAGTAGGCGACCAATTACCCAGAATTTGTTAATTATTACTAACTATGCTTGACATCAGCCACCAATAAATATCAATAAATTATCTGCCTTTATCAGCGTTAATCGGCGGTTCTAATTTTCCCTCCTAAATCTATGCACGAACTCGGAATTACACAAAATATTGTTGCCATAGTTACAGAACACGCCCAAGGTAAAAAAGTTCAAAGAGTCACATTAGAAATTGGCAAGCTATCAGCCATTATGCCTGATGCTATTCGGTTTTGTTTTGATATTTGCACTCAAAGTACAGTTTTAGAAGGTGCAAAATTAGAAATTATAGAAATTCCTGGTTTAGCAGAATGTCGCCAATGTGGTAATAAAATTGCTTTAGACAAACCCTTTGGTGTTTGTGAATGTGGTAGTGTGCAATTAAATTTAATAACTGGTGAAGAATTAAAAATTAAGGAAATAGAAATAGAGGAAATATGTGTGTAACTTGCGGTTGTTCTGATGATGCAGAAAGCAAAGTAACTAATTTAGCTACAGGTGAAGTGAATCATCATCACCACCATCATGATGATGGAACTCACACTCACACCTTACCTGATGGTACTGTAATTACCCATTCCCACAGTCACGATCATCATCGAGAAGCATCGCAGATTCATGCCAAAATGCATGGCACAACAATTAGTTTAGAACAAGATATTTTAGCAAAAAATAACCTGTTAGCTGCTCAAAATCGTGGCTGGTTTAAAGGGCGAAATATTCTCGCTTTAAACTTAATGAGTTCTCCTGGTGCTGGTAAAACAACTTTGTTAACCCGCACTATCAAAGATTTAGCATCTAAATCAACTATCAGCGTTATTGAAGGCGATCAAGAGACAACTAATGATGCCAAAAAAATTCAAGAAACTGGCTGTAAAGTTGTCCAAATTAATACAGGTACAGGCTGTCATTTAGATGCTTCAATGATAGAAAGAGGTTTACAACAACTCAACCCACCTTTAAACTCAGTGGTGATGATTGAGAATGTGGGTAACTTAGTTTGTCCAGCATTATTTGATTTAGGCGAACAAGCAAAAGTTGTCATTCTCTCTGTGACTGAAGGAGAAGATAAACCTATTAAATATCCGCATATGTTTCGCGCTAGTGAGGTGATGATTCTCACTAAAATCGATTTATTACCTTATGTACAATTTGATGTGCAAAAATGTCTAGAATATGCACGCCAAGTTAATCCAGAAATTCAAATTTTTCAAGTTTCTTCTACTACAGGTGCTGGGTTAGAAAATTGGTATGAGTGGTTATACAAAAAAGTTAGCTTGCCTGTGATGGGATAATTGCCATAAATGTGATGCGTTACGCTGACGCTAACGCATCCTACTGGTGTGGCAAGGCTAAAATAGTGCGTTAGATGAGAAAAAATTACCTGCAGATGAAAGCGGATAAAACTAATTTCTATTGCAACATTTAAGGCTTGCCACGATACTATAGGACTAGTATTTGATTTCTGAAAAAACTCCGTACATCTGAAGAGACAGAAAATCAAACGTAGTGTTTCGGAGAAACCACTCAAACATCCATTTTAAATGGCGGAATGTGGGAATTAAAGCACAAAAACGCCTCACCCAGGTTTTTGCTTGTAACCAAATATCTTCTATAGGGTTTTGTGATGGGCAATTAGGGGCAAAGCGAACGCAAGTAATTTTCCATTGCTCTGGAGGTAAACCTTGATTTACTTCACCCAAAAAGTTTTGAACCAAATGTGAACGATGATAAGAAGCACCATCCCAAAGAAGAAGCAATCTTTGGTTGGGAGAAGAGTCTAATAAATAACGCAAATAATCAATTGTATTATTTGAATTACCAGCATTATATGCTTTCAGAAGTAACTTACCATCGAGATAATCAACTGCCCCATAATATGTCTGTTTATCTCGTTCGTTAACAACTTCAATTGCTATTTCTTGGTCAGTTTTGCCCCAGACATAACCAGTTAAATCTCCCCATAACAGATGGCACTCATCTATTAGTAATACTCTCAGTTTTCGGGCTTCTATTTGCTCTCTATTGCTTGCCAACAATGTTTCAATCTGTTTTTTTTTACAGCAACAGCCTCCTGATCAACCTTGGGATTCAAGCCAGTAGTCTTTTTCCAACTGATTCCTGCTGCCTCAAATAAATCGTAATAGCTTCGTTTTGATTCGTAAATAACATCATGTTCAAAAGCCAATTTGTACTCCAGTTCTCCAAGCTCCCAAATCTCCTTAGTTTGCAACCAACTTAATACTGTTGCTCGCTGTTCATCGCTCAGGTAACTCTTTCTCCCTTTATGATTTAAGCGCAGTCCCAAAATTCCATATTCTTGGTAAGCAAGATCCAACTTGTTATCGAACCAACTGACACATCTAAAATTGTTTGAATTTCTTCATACTTATAGCCTTGATAAACTAGCTTCACTGCCAAAGCTTTTCTTACCTCACGAGCATCTGGGCGACTATCTATAAATTCTTGTAGTTCTGCGATCGCCATTTCTATATGCTGGTTTATCATTGTTCGTTATTAGACAGATATCTCTGTCCGTATTATCTCGCAGTTTTTTTCAGAAATCAAATATGATTCCTATACAATAAATTGGTTCTTCAGTACTTGTTATGCTAAACAATTAAATTACAAGATGAAAAAATGTAATTAACTGTATCAAAATATTGTTGTAACCCTTGCTATACTTGACATAGAAAGAATATTTATTGTTTTCGTAATTGCTCAACCCCCTTGACAGGAGGCAAAGATAGAGGTTAGCTGAAAAAATGGAAAAACTGCCTGACCTGAAGCAACTATCGAACGAGGCGAAAGAAGCCTTGATAGTGGAACTGTGGCAGGAAATCGAAAAACTAAAAACCGCATTAGAAGCCGCCAATCCCAGCAATATCTCTTATCTTTAGGCACAGAATCCGAAAAAAGTCCGCCGACTGAAATGCACTTTGAAAAGACATCAGATTTTGGCACTAATCGGCCCCTTTTTGCGTCTATTATCTCACTTAGATCAACCTGCATCAGGAAAACTGATGCAGTAATTTTATGTTTCTATTCTATGAAATGTTATAAATTAACCTCAATTTTCAGCATATCGATTTCTGCCAAATAGTCTAAAAATTATAATTATGCTCACTAATTTTAAAACTATAGTTAGACGATTTTCTGTATTTAATAAGGGTTTGCGATCAATTAAGCGCCTTTTCTCCTTACTATTTGCAATCTCATTTGCTACAGTTTTACTCATCAATAATTTCACCTCTGTAACGGCTCAGGTATCACAAATAGCTGCTACAGAAATTCGTGGAGTTTGGCTGACTAATAATGACTTTGATATTTTGAGCGATCGCGCTAAACTGCAAGACACCATTGGTCAACTCCACCGTTTGAACTTTAACACCATTTATCCCCTAGTTTGGAATGATGGCTATACCAAATATCCCAGCGCTGTAGCACAACGCGCAGGTATTCCATTTTTCTTTAAAGGTAGAGAAGGACAAGATATCATTGCAGACATCGTTGCTCAAGCTCGTCGTCAGGGGGTACTCGCCATCCCTTGGTTTGAGTTTGGCTTTATGGCTCCCCTAACTTCCGAACTCGCATCCAACCATCCCGATTGGCTTACGCAAAAACAGGATGGAACCCAAACTTCCATTAGCGCCGCAGGTGAAGTTGCTTGGCTGAATCCCTTTCACCCAGAAGTGCAAAAGTTTATTACTGACCTTGTCTTAGAAGTCATCACTCAATATGACGCTGATGGCATTCAATTTGACGACCACATGAGTTTACCGGTTGATTTTGGCTACGACAAGTACACAACTAACCTGTATACTCAAGAAACTGGCAGCCCTCCCCCAACTAATCCTCACGCTCAAGCATGGAAGCAATGGCGCACAGATAAAATCACAGCCTTTATGTTTCAGCTAAACCGAGCTGTGAAAGCCAGAAAACCCAATGCAATTTTCTCTGTATCTCCCAATTACTACGATTTTGCTTATAAATATCAATTGCAAGACTGGCTCACCTGGGTACGTTTGGGTGCTGTAGACGAGTTGATTGTCCAGCTTTACCGTAACGATTTGGACAGTTTTAACAGTAAACTCACCAGCCCAGAACTTATAGAAACCAAACAAATCATACCTACTGGTGTTGGAATCATGACTGGGTTGCGTAATCGCCCAGTTTCCATACAACAAATTCAATC contains:
- a CDS encoding 4-oxalocrotonate tautomerase family protein yields the protein MPFVTVQIAKGHSIEKKRKLVQAVTDALVSALGTKPEWITVHIDEFERENWAVGGQLHSDKHSGRHAETGR
- the hypA gene encoding hydrogenase maturation nickel metallochaperone HypA → MHELGITQNIVAIVTEHAQGKKVQRVTLEIGKLSAIMPDAIRFCFDICTQSTVLEGAKLEIIEIPGLAECRQCGNKIALDKPFGVCECGSVQLNLITGEELKIKEIEIEEICV
- the hypE gene encoding hydrogenase expression/formation protein HypE, coding for MDVLPTNSAQNSLFQKIEKIRRRQPKVRDTHITLAHGSGGKAMRDLIDDIFVQSFDNPILSQLEDQASFSLANLMQQGDRLAFTTDSYVVDPLFFPGSDIGELAINGTINDLAVSGAKPLYLTCSVILEEGLAVETLRRVVTSMKAAANQAGIQIVTGDTKVVHRGAADKLFINTAGIGIIPPGIEISAHKIQPGDAIIINGELGNHGAAILIARGELALDTNIESDCQPLHGLVETILNVCPEVHAMRDATRGGLATVLNEFALSSDVGIRLYEQSIPVREEVKGVCELLGLDPLYLANEGKLVVVVPGQQAEAVLAVMKSHPAGKDASIIGEAIPSPSGVVLLKTIFNAERIVDMLVGDQLPRIC
- the hypB gene encoding hydrogenase nickel incorporation protein HypB, giving the protein MCVTCGCSDDAESKVTNLATGEVNHHHHHHDDGTHTHTLPDGTVITHSHSHDHHREASQIHAKMHGTTISLEQDILAKNNLLAAQNRGWFKGRNILALNLMSSPGAGKTTLLTRTIKDLASKSTISVIEGDQETTNDAKKIQETGCKVVQINTGTGCHLDASMIERGLQQLNPPLNSVVMIENVGNLVCPALFDLGEQAKVVILSVTEGEDKPIKYPHMFRASEVMILTKIDLLPYVQFDVQKCLEYARQVNPEIQIFQVSSTTGAGLENWYEWLYKKVSLPVMG